From Actinosynnema mirum DSM 43827, a single genomic window includes:
- a CDS encoding DUF4132 domain-containing protein, with amino-acid sequence MDRYVMGGARARQVLPRRGDGRGPGAPVVATGQDRAVVDALVGRARDAVHPSGEHFAALNALFAGDPEPMGAALLYHALCARVHSPNLGKALALLVVDWTGRHGVPFAAEAVLAATGIRMDGGPVLVDGRTAWCHEKADPDTFYSSLHVFDRGAVLLRRALATAPDEVRAAALAAMQPHRDANMAARVLASFLVPDENAWADDLFARVGAPGPYRAGNDFAMLAASARTPDDLDRFLHLSDLYGLDARGWAFPTLVDAIGPRAVLPRLVSLLPRLTKALRGKVLDLVAEFPSDAAFAVVAEHADTHPIPLRTARKLFPERASRIRPAAPATNHGLPEAPPTDLPRPLADPPWETRRVKFPKVKGLKVIDRPGESWLPGEREEWASRPLPAHLVKTTGLPELAAPESAAPARSDEPPGAPGLGTAASLASGTPGPGAAAPTVSGTTSPGAAATNPGSGTTNPLSGVAAPPGSGAPANPGAGAATNPLSGAAVNPGSGAASPDPTPTPAPTPSIDWPEAVRATIAGEHGSKRQHAVLLNAPPDLLPELLERWEPASFWDLPDWGPRLVATHGHAAATLLWRAPASQEHAVASVLLPLTDARSASRFARWLTSRGGPVERATEHFTRHGAQALRPLIPALLNRPNPNRPTPAGQAAEAALRVVATPERVAEVLAVAAEYGPEAEAAVRVLLDSDPLDVLLAHAPALPDWLDTAVPELPPVLLADGRALPESAVRNLLRVLAAAPDARAAGLEPVKRVCAPEPLARFGFALLRLWLREGAEPKHFWVLQSQGLLGDDRTAVDLAELVGAWPGQGAHQRAAVGLDALVGIGTKVAMHQLDTIARKAKFKSVEGAARARVREVSAKLGLTDEQFADLMVPDFGLTAGEVFDYGPRRFTLAFDELLTPLLVTADGKRRKSAPKLADTDDRELAQAAQDRFKALCKGIRTVARDQLARMERAMVSGRTWTVREFREVILGHPLQRDPVERLVLSLLDGDGDRVTHFRLSEDGTAADLSETTVPLPDDALLRIAHPVHLGPDVAAWSELFADYEIVQPFQQLGRRVFTLTDEERAGSTVTRFDGVPAKPGRLLGLLRHGWERRGYGQWLASRPSDDVIMQLALSRDLPHSSFDGLPDIPVGPVHLHHERDDERTKDPDHPPLFADQDPIKVSEALAALATALQK; translated from the coding sequence GTGGACAGGTACGTCATGGGGGGCGCGCGGGCGCGGCAGGTGCTGCCCCGGCGCGGTGACGGTCGGGGGCCGGGCGCGCCGGTCGTGGCCACGGGACAGGACCGGGCCGTGGTCGACGCGCTCGTCGGCAGGGCGCGCGACGCGGTGCACCCGTCGGGCGAGCACTTCGCGGCGCTGAACGCCCTGTTCGCCGGTGATCCCGAGCCGATGGGGGCGGCGCTGCTCTACCACGCGCTGTGCGCGAGGGTGCACTCGCCGAACCTGGGCAAGGCGCTGGCGCTGCTGGTGGTCGACTGGACCGGCAGGCACGGGGTCCCGTTCGCCGCCGAGGCCGTCCTCGCCGCCACGGGCATCCGGATGGACGGCGGCCCGGTGCTGGTGGACGGCCGCACCGCCTGGTGCCACGAGAAGGCGGACCCGGACACGTTCTACTCCTCGCTCCACGTGTTCGACCGGGGCGCGGTGCTGCTGCGCCGCGCGCTCGCCACCGCGCCCGACGAGGTCCGCGCCGCGGCGCTGGCCGCGATGCAGCCGCACCGCGACGCGAACATGGCAGCGCGCGTCCTCGCGTCGTTCCTCGTGCCCGACGAGAACGCGTGGGCCGACGACCTGTTCGCCCGCGTCGGCGCTCCGGGGCCGTACCGCGCAGGCAACGACTTCGCCATGCTCGCCGCGAGCGCGCGCACCCCCGACGACCTGGACCGGTTCCTGCACCTGAGCGACCTGTACGGCCTGGACGCGCGCGGCTGGGCGTTCCCGACGCTGGTCGACGCGATCGGTCCGAGGGCGGTGTTGCCGAGGCTGGTGTCGCTGCTGCCGAGGTTGACGAAGGCGTTGCGCGGCAAGGTGCTCGACCTGGTCGCCGAGTTCCCGTCGGACGCGGCGTTCGCCGTCGTGGCCGAGCACGCCGACACCCACCCGATCCCGCTGCGGACGGCCAGGAAGCTGTTCCCGGAGCGCGCGTCCCGCATCCGCCCCGCCGCACCCGCCACGAACCACGGCCTGCCGGAGGCGCCCCCGACCGACCTGCCCAGGCCACTGGCCGACCCGCCGTGGGAGACGCGCCGGGTGAAGTTCCCGAAGGTCAAGGGCCTGAAGGTGATCGACCGGCCGGGCGAGTCGTGGCTGCCGGGCGAACGCGAGGAGTGGGCGTCCCGCCCGCTGCCCGCGCACCTGGTGAAGACGACGGGCCTGCCGGAACTCGCCGCGCCCGAGTCGGCGGCCCCGGCGCGCTCCGACGAGCCACCCGGTGCTCCGGGACTCGGCACCGCCGCGTCGCTGGCGTCCGGGACTCCAGGACCCGGAGCCGCCGCGCCAACGGTGTCCGGCACCACCTCGCCGGGAGCCGCCGCCACGAACCCAGGGTCTGGCACCACGAACCCGCTGTCCGGCGTCGCCGCGCCCCCAGGGTCTGGTGCCCCCGCGAACCCAGGGGCCGGTGCTGCCACGAACCCGCTGTCTGGCGCTGCCGTGAACCCAGGGTCCGGTGCCGCCTCACCCGATCCAACCCCCACCCCCGCTCCCACTCCGTCGATCGACTGGCCGGAGGCGGTGCGGGCGACGATCGCGGGGGAGCACGGGTCGAAGCGGCAGCACGCGGTGCTGCTCAACGCGCCGCCCGACCTGCTCCCCGAACTCCTGGAGCGCTGGGAGCCCGCGTCGTTCTGGGACCTGCCCGACTGGGGTCCCCGCCTGGTCGCCACCCACGGCCACGCCGCCGCCACGCTGCTGTGGCGGGCGCCCGCCTCGCAGGAGCACGCCGTGGCGTCCGTGCTCCTCCCGCTCACCGACGCCCGCAGCGCGTCCCGGTTCGCCCGCTGGCTCACCAGTCGGGGCGGTCCCGTCGAGCGGGCCACCGAGCACTTCACCCGGCACGGCGCGCAAGCGCTGCGCCCGCTGATCCCGGCCCTGCTCAACCGCCCGAACCCGAACCGTCCCACCCCCGCTGGCCAGGCCGCCGAGGCCGCGCTGCGGGTGGTCGCCACGCCCGAGCGCGTCGCCGAGGTGCTGGCGGTGGCCGCCGAGTACGGCCCGGAGGCCGAGGCGGCGGTGCGGGTGCTGCTGGACAGCGACCCGCTCGACGTCCTCCTCGCGCACGCCCCCGCCCTGCCCGACTGGCTGGACACCGCCGTGCCCGAACTGCCGCCGGTGCTGCTGGCGGACGGCCGGGCGCTGCCCGAGTCGGCGGTCCGGAACCTGCTGCGCGTGCTCGCCGCCGCCCCCGACGCCCGCGCGGCGGGGCTGGAACCGGTGAAGCGGGTGTGCGCGCCCGAGCCGCTGGCCCGGTTCGGGTTCGCGCTGCTGCGGCTGTGGCTGCGCGAGGGCGCCGAGCCGAAGCACTTCTGGGTCCTGCAGTCCCAGGGGCTCCTCGGCGACGACCGGACCGCCGTCGACCTCGCCGAGCTGGTCGGCGCCTGGCCGGGTCAGGGCGCGCACCAGCGGGCCGCGGTGGGGTTGGACGCGCTGGTCGGGATCGGCACCAAGGTCGCGATGCACCAGCTCGACACCATCGCGCGCAAGGCCAAGTTCAAGAGCGTCGAGGGCGCGGCGCGGGCGCGGGTGCGGGAGGTCTCGGCCAAGCTCGGCCTCACCGACGAGCAGTTCGCCGACCTGATGGTCCCGGACTTCGGCCTCACCGCCGGGGAGGTCTTCGACTACGGCCCGCGCCGGTTCACGCTCGCGTTCGACGAGCTGCTCACCCCGCTGCTGGTCACCGCGGACGGCAAGCGCCGCAAGAGCGCCCCGAAGCTCGCCGATACCGATGACCGGGAGCTCGCGCAGGCCGCGCAGGACCGGTTCAAGGCGCTGTGCAAGGGAATCCGCACCGTCGCCCGCGACCAGCTGGCCCGGATGGAGCGGGCGATGGTGTCGGGGCGGACGTGGACGGTCCGGGAGTTCCGCGAGGTGATCCTCGGCCACCCGCTGCAGCGCGACCCGGTCGAGCGCCTGGTGCTGTCCCTGCTCGACGGCGACGGCGACCGGGTGACGCACTTCCGCCTGTCCGAGGACGGCACGGCGGCGGACCTGTCCGAGACGACCGTCCCCCTCCCCGATGACGCGCTCCTGCGCATCGCCCACCCGGTGCACCTGGGCCCGGACGTCGCGGCGTGGTCGGAGCTGTTCGCCGACTACGAGATCGTGCAACCGTTCCAGCAGCTGGGCAGACGCGTGTTCACCCTGACCGACGAGGAACGCGCGGGCTCGACCGTGACCCGCTTCGACGGTGTCCCCGCGAAGCCGGGCAGACTCCTCGGCCTGCTGCGCCACGGCTGGGAGCGCAGGGGCTACGGCCAGTGGCTCGCGTCGCGCCCCTCGGACGACGTGATCATGCAACTGGCCCTGTCCCGCGACCTGCCGCACAGCTCCTTCGACGGCCTCCCGGACATCCCGGTGGGCCCGGTCCACCTGCACCACGAGCGAGACGACGAGAGGACGAAAGACCCCGACCACCCCCCGCTGTTCGCCGACCAGGACCCGATCAAGGTCTCCGAGGCCCTGGCGGCACTGGCGACGGCACTGCAGAAGTGA
- a CDS encoding DUF4132 domain-containing protein yields MDATESTYAMGPALARHVLPRRGDGSAPEPRKPPGPADLALVADLCLRARSRVAAVPRLDTFLRGVPDPFGAAVLYRALDSLVTSPGKAKAQRLLTRRWAADHGLPFAAGAVTAATALTLSYQHDPHPAPEDQHYHPFWTLHRGAVPLRHDLAHAPDEVRAAARTAIARHRTTPAARAIAAFLLPDDPTWTVELCAEIAAADPDAPGHDLALLVATVADRAQFETVVDRADPECLTSRSWALPTLVATLGPGAALPGLTRLLPTLTAPQRAKVLDVIAEFPSDDAFTLVLTAGTPPVQRKARDRFPLRAARLAPEPEPTPRPAHPEADPADLPSPLVNPPWETPKPQVKPLRVADRPHERWLPGEREEWAARPLPEEFADPGGLPDWPEAVAALHAGALARHQQLTLLLNAPEAVVAPVLATWRPDYPVRLADWAHRLAATHGHAASAFLRDAVKHVPRVAASALVPLADADTSKLLATQLLRRTPPLAEVTAYFTRHGAHALRPLLPALLGGPGPSRRAAEAALRLLAGPEHREPLLEMAAELGRADALRALLDAGPLDSLTPTTPPGWLNRAIPALPPVLVAGRALPEPAVRNLLHVLAAHPDARRAGLVPVKRVCEAGSLARFGSALLERWLAEGAEPASTWVLEAQSDLADDRATAELTALVARWPGEGDHQRATTGLAVLAGIGTEEALRGLDRIARTAKFPVLRADATRRIAEAARAVGLDAEQLADRLVPHGRPAAAVVRDQTKRLERAMVEGRTWSAAEFHGVLRANPLLRDLVDRLLWSTAGGTRFRVAEDGTAADLVDTPVPLPDDTRLHVVHPLGLGADLPAWAELLADHEVVQPFPQLGRPVVALTAAERATSTLTRFDGAQAAPGALLALVRRGWRREDLGGGRSEPWLTKPLHGSTELVLHLDRGVPFGSFAGLPRIRLGALDLVDQGSPGPEPLFGDQDPVRLSEELAHLAAAAPR; encoded by the coding sequence ATGGACGCCACCGAGAGCACCTACGCCATGGGGCCGGCCCTGGCGCGCCACGTGCTGCCCCGGCGCGGCGACGGCAGCGCCCCCGAGCCGCGGAAACCCCCAGGTCCCGCCGACCTGGCCCTGGTCGCCGACCTCTGCCTGCGCGCCCGCTCCCGCGTCGCCGCGGTCCCCCGGCTCGACACCTTCCTGCGCGGCGTCCCCGACCCGTTCGGCGCGGCCGTGCTCTACCGCGCGCTCGACAGCCTGGTCACCTCCCCCGGCAAGGCCAAGGCGCAGCGCCTGCTCACCCGCCGCTGGGCCGCCGACCACGGCCTGCCGTTCGCCGCCGGGGCGGTCACCGCCGCCACCGCCCTCACCCTCTCCTACCAGCACGACCCCCACCCCGCACCCGAGGACCAGCACTACCACCCCTTCTGGACGCTCCACCGGGGCGCCGTCCCCCTCCGGCACGACCTCGCGCACGCGCCCGACGAGGTCCGCGCCGCCGCCCGCACCGCGATCGCCCGCCACCGCACCACCCCGGCCGCCCGCGCCATCGCCGCGTTCCTGCTGCCCGACGACCCGACCTGGACCGTCGAGCTGTGCGCCGAGATCGCCGCCGCCGACCCGGACGCCCCCGGCCACGACCTGGCCCTCCTCGTCGCCACCGTCGCCGACCGCGCCCAGTTCGAGACCGTCGTCGACCGCGCCGACCCGGAGTGCCTCACCTCCCGCTCGTGGGCCCTGCCGACCCTGGTCGCCACCCTCGGCCCAGGCGCCGCCCTGCCCGGCCTCACCCGCCTGCTCCCCACCCTCACCGCGCCCCAGCGCGCGAAGGTCCTGGACGTCATCGCCGAGTTCCCGTCCGACGACGCGTTCACCCTCGTGCTGACCGCCGGAACCCCGCCCGTCCAGCGCAAGGCCCGCGACCGCTTCCCGCTCCGCGCCGCCCGCCTCGCCCCGGAACCCGAGCCCACCCCGAGGCCTGCCCACCCCGAGGCGGACCCGGCCGACCTGCCCAGCCCGCTCGTGAACCCGCCGTGGGAAACGCCGAAACCCCAGGTCAAGCCCCTGCGCGTCGCCGACCGCCCGCACGAGCGCTGGCTGCCGGGGGAGCGCGAGGAGTGGGCCGCCCGCCCCCTGCCCGAGGAGTTCGCCGACCCCGGCGGGCTCCCCGACTGGCCCGAGGCCGTCGCCGCCCTCCACGCGGGCGCGCTCGCCCGGCACCAGCAGCTCACCCTCCTCCTGAACGCCCCCGAGGCCGTCGTCGCCCCCGTGCTCGCCACGTGGCGCCCCGACTACCCCGTGCGCCTCGCCGACTGGGCCCACCGCCTGGCCGCCACGCACGGCCACGCCGCGTCCGCCTTCCTCAGGGACGCCGTCAAGCACGTCCCGCGCGTCGCGGCCTCGGCCCTGGTCCCGCTGGCCGACGCCGACACCTCCAAGCTCCTGGCCACCCAGCTGCTGCGCCGCACGCCCCCGCTCGCCGAGGTCACCGCCTACTTCACCCGCCACGGCGCGCACGCCCTGCGCCCCCTCCTGCCCGCCCTGCTCGGCGGACCGGGGCCGTCCCGCCGCGCGGCCGAGGCGGCGCTGCGCCTGCTCGCGGGCCCCGAGCACCGCGAGCCGCTCCTGGAGATGGCCGCCGAACTCGGTCGCGCCGACGCCCTGCGCGCCCTCCTCGACGCGGGACCGCTCGACTCGCTCACCCCCACCACCCCACCGGGCTGGCTGAACCGCGCGATCCCCGCCCTGCCCCCGGTGCTCGTGGCGGGCCGCGCCCTGCCCGAGCCCGCCGTGCGCAACCTGCTGCACGTCCTCGCCGCCCACCCCGACGCCCGCCGCGCGGGCCTCGTCCCGGTCAAGCGGGTCTGCGAGGCGGGGTCGTTGGCGCGCTTCGGCTCCGCCCTCCTGGAGCGCTGGCTCGCCGAGGGCGCCGAACCCGCGTCCACCTGGGTCCTGGAGGCCCAGTCCGACCTCGCCGACGACCGCGCCACCGCCGAGCTCACCGCGCTGGTCGCGCGCTGGCCGGGCGAGGGCGACCACCAGCGCGCCACGACCGGGCTGGCGGTCCTGGCGGGCATCGGCACCGAGGAGGCGCTGCGCGGCCTGGACCGCATCGCCCGCACCGCCAAGTTCCCCGTGCTCAGGGCGGACGCGACCCGCCGGATCGCCGAGGCCGCCCGCGCGGTCGGCCTGGACGCCGAGCAGCTCGCCGACCGCCTCGTCCCGCACGGCCGCCCCGCCGCCGCGGTGGTCCGCGACCAGACCAAGCGCCTGGAGCGCGCGATGGTCGAGGGCCGGACGTGGAGCGCGGCCGAGTTCCACGGCGTCCTGCGCGCCAACCCGCTGCTGCGCGACCTGGTCGACCGCCTGCTCTGGTCCACGGCGGGCGGAACCCGCTTCCGCGTCGCCGAGGACGGCACCGCGGCCGACCTCGTGGACACCCCGGTCCCGCTGCCCGACGACACCCGGCTGCACGTCGTCCACCCGCTGGGCCTGGGCGCCGACCTGCCCGCGTGGGCCGAGCTGCTCGCCGACCACGAGGTCGTCCAGCCCTTCCCGCAACTGGGCCGCCCGGTGGTCGCGCTGACCGCCGCCGAGCGCGCCACCAGCACCCTGACCAGGTTCGACGGCGCGCAGGCCGCACCGGGGGCGCTGCTCGCCCTGGTGCGGCGCGGCTGGCGGCGCGAGGACCTCGGCGGCGGCCGGTCCGAGCCGTGGCTGACCAAGCCCCTGCACGGCAGCACCGAACTCGTCCTGCACCTGGACCGGGGCGTGCCGTTCGGCTCCTTCGCCGGGCTCCCGCGCATCCGGCTCGGCGCGCTCGACCTGGTCGACCAGGGCTCCCCCGGCCCCGAGCCCCTGTTCGGCGACCAGGACCCGGTCCGGCTGTCCGAGGAACTGGCGCACCTCGCCGCCGCCGCGCCCCGCTGA